One Mycolicibacterium goodii genomic region harbors:
- a CDS encoding primary-amine oxidase, translating to MTATIEPVQQQNVAPDHPLTPLTADEIRTARRVVADSGLLGDDVRFVYLALEEPHKQTVLAFTPGDPIERRARVLLLDRATGKGSDLVVSITEGTIVSQVHIDSEIDGHVPILDQEFEDIESFLLDCPEWIAAMRKRELDPAKVRAVPLSAGVFGHEDEVGKRIVRVLAFYQYDQADLPWSHPIDGVVAYVDLTRRAVVKVIDEVELPLPAERGQWDAEPHAMPVRTDLKPIEITQPEGPSFTVNGNEITWADWKFRFGFDVREGLTLHQISIDGRPVVYRASVAEMVVPYADPSPVRYWQNYFDQGEYLFGRYTNSLELGCDCLGEIQYFDATIADEDGNPRVMKNAICLHEEDFGVLWKHTDMFNNMAEVRRSRRLVISFFLTIGNYDYGFYWYLYLDGTIELEAKATGIVFTSAYRGPDGYATEMAPGLGAPFHQHMFSARLDMSVDGNTNTVEEADAVPVPVGPDNPWGNAFRQQKTKLTRESEAMRVADNLKARVWHITNPTKQNRLGQNVGYALHPEGQPVLLADPSSSIAKRAAFATKHLWVTKYDPAERYPAGQFVNQHPGNGGLPSFVAHDRNIEGEDIVVWHTFGLTHFPRPEDWPVMPVDYAGFKLKPLGFFDRNPALNVPRAPKSHCCED from the coding sequence ATGACCGCAACCATCGAGCCCGTCCAGCAGCAGAACGTGGCGCCGGACCATCCGCTCACCCCGCTCACCGCTGACGAGATCCGCACCGCGCGCCGCGTCGTCGCCGACAGCGGACTGCTCGGCGACGACGTGCGCTTCGTCTACCTGGCACTCGAAGAACCGCACAAGCAGACCGTGCTGGCGTTCACGCCGGGCGACCCCATCGAACGCCGGGCCAGGGTGCTGCTGCTCGACCGTGCCACCGGCAAGGGCAGCGATCTGGTGGTGTCGATCACCGAGGGAACCATCGTCAGCCAGGTGCACATCGACAGCGAGATCGACGGCCACGTGCCGATTCTCGACCAGGAGTTCGAGGACATCGAGTCGTTTCTGCTCGACTGTCCCGAGTGGATCGCCGCGATGCGCAAGCGCGAGCTGGACCCCGCCAAGGTGCGCGCGGTGCCGCTGTCGGCGGGCGTGTTCGGGCATGAGGACGAGGTCGGCAAGCGCATCGTGCGGGTGCTCGCGTTCTACCAGTACGATCAGGCCGACCTGCCGTGGTCGCATCCCATCGACGGCGTCGTGGCGTACGTCGACCTCACCCGACGTGCGGTGGTCAAGGTGATCGACGAGGTCGAGTTGCCGCTGCCCGCCGAGCGCGGACAGTGGGACGCCGAACCACACGCCATGCCGGTGCGCACCGACCTCAAGCCCATCGAGATCACGCAGCCGGAAGGCCCGAGCTTCACCGTGAACGGCAACGAGATCACCTGGGCGGACTGGAAGTTCCGCTTCGGGTTCGACGTGCGGGAAGGTCTGACGCTGCACCAGATCTCGATCGACGGCAGGCCGGTGGTGTACCGCGCCTCGGTGGCCGAGATGGTGGTGCCCTACGCCGACCCTTCGCCGGTGCGGTACTGGCAGAACTACTTCGACCAGGGCGAGTACCTGTTCGGCCGCTACACCAACTCCCTTGAGCTGGGCTGTGACTGCCTCGGTGAGATCCAGTACTTCGACGCCACGATCGCCGACGAGGACGGCAATCCGCGTGTGATGAAGAACGCGATCTGTTTGCACGAGGAGGATTTCGGCGTGCTGTGGAAGCACACCGACATGTTCAACAACATGGCCGAGGTCCGTCGTTCACGCCGCCTGGTGATCTCGTTCTTCCTCACCATCGGCAACTACGACTACGGCTTCTACTGGTATCTGTACCTCGACGGCACGATCGAGTTGGAGGCCAAGGCCACCGGCATCGTGTTCACCTCGGCCTACCGCGGACCCGACGGTTACGCCACCGAGATGGCGCCCGGGCTCGGCGCGCCGTTCCACCAGCACATGTTCTCGGCGCGGCTGGACATGTCGGTCGACGGCAACACCAACACGGTGGAGGAGGCCGACGCCGTACCGGTGCCTGTCGGACCCGACAATCCGTGGGGCAATGCGTTCCGGCAGCAGAAGACCAAGCTGACCCGCGAGTCGGAGGCCATGCGCGTGGCCGACAACCTCAAGGCCCGTGTCTGGCACATCACGAACCCCACCAAGCAGAACCGGCTGGGGCAGAACGTCGGCTACGCACTGCATCCGGAAGGACAACCCGTGCTGTTGGCCGATCCGTCGAGCTCGATCGCCAAGCGTGCGGCGTTCGCCACCAAGCACCTGTGGGTGACGAAATATGATCCGGCGGAACGGTATCCGGCGGGGCAGTTCGTCAACCAGCACCCCGGCAACGGCGGCCTGCCGTCGTTCGTCGCGCACGACCGCAACATCGAGGGCGAGGACATCGTGGTCTGGCACACCTTCGGTCTGACCCACTTCCCGCGCCCGGAGGACTGGCCGGTGATGCCGGTGGACTACGCGGGGTTCAAACTCAAGCCGCTCGGCTTCTTCGACCGCAACCCGGCGTTGAACGTTCCGCGCGCGCCGAAGTCGCATTGCTGCGAGGATTGA
- a CDS encoding ATP-binding cassette domain-containing protein — protein sequence MPELSAEPDPDADQQKPPAVTARGITMRGPWGPVYGPIDLDIAEGGVTALVAPSGAGRTALLLTLAGRMRPESGEVTVFGRSRAEHIFDLSAVAAVEDVDAVPESVTVRDIVTEQRRWDAPWYRLVPRAGADDLAAMCAPVFGDLPVPPLGEYFDDLTELDQVLLRIALANTSTPPLLIVGDLDHITDDRNRELLLSRLLVLGQRQTVVTATVNPVANAAVTHVAVPNTTAAELAAAAQKGGK from the coding sequence ATGCCTGAGCTGAGCGCCGAGCCCGATCCGGATGCCGACCAGCAAAAGCCACCAGCGGTCACCGCGCGCGGCATCACGATGCGCGGGCCGTGGGGCCCGGTGTACGGGCCCATCGATCTGGACATCGCCGAAGGTGGCGTGACCGCGCTGGTGGCGCCGTCGGGCGCGGGCCGTACCGCGTTGTTGCTGACGCTGGCCGGGCGCATGCGACCCGAGTCCGGCGAGGTGACGGTGTTCGGCCGAAGCCGTGCCGAGCACATCTTCGACCTCTCGGCGGTTGCCGCGGTCGAGGACGTCGACGCGGTCCCCGAGTCGGTGACCGTGCGTGACATCGTCACCGAGCAGCGCCGCTGGGACGCGCCGTGGTACCGGCTGGTGCCGCGTGCAGGCGCAGACGACCTCGCCGCGATGTGTGCCCCGGTGTTCGGGGACCTGCCGGTGCCGCCGCTGGGCGAATACTTCGACGACCTCACCGAACTCGATCAGGTCCTGCTGCGCATCGCACTGGCCAACACGTCGACACCTCCGCTGCTCATCGTCGGCGATCTCGACCACATCACCGACGACCGCAACCGCGAGCTGCTGCTGTCCCGCCTGCTCGTGCTCGGGCAGCGGCAAACCGTCGTCACCGCCACGGTCAACCCGGTGGCCAACGCCGCCGTGACCCATGTGGCGGTACCGAACACCACCGCGGCCGAGCTGGCCGCAGCCGCACAGAAGGGTGGCAAGTAA
- a CDS encoding YhgE/Pip domain-containing protein produces the protein MSLGTDFKRFSRGAMPRIALVTVILMPLLYGAMYLWAFWNPFDEVNKVPVALVNEDQGAVVQGQRLNAGQEVSDALVDSGELQLHRVSADEAADGVGSGKYYFSITLPPDFSTAIASPSGDSPQQATLRFTFNDANNYLGSIIGQNAAREVINQINARIGERTVGTVLTGLTDAGAGLVKAADGAEQLADGNAAANDGAHRLASGADALTAGLVTARDGSAQLAAGTRQLSTAVTTATDPLLHVLDRVGELNLDPDEVGRAAQRLSGAVRSTTDRIAALNIDQAQAAAIVDQAVNFLRNSPDPTARDTGEFLAGAHRILTSLGIDPTTDEGLIRLRDSAGELENELGDPNSKMRTFITKALNGGLRADVVKLRDGAQQLNSGAQALNSGLVQLTNGGRQLSSGANELAAGTDKLEVGSRQLATALRDGSTQVPSWTPQQRTEVARTLAAPVALDIETHNPAVTFGTGFAPFFLPLALFIGALIIWMLLKPLQSRPVVNGLGALRVVLASYWPGLLVAVCQVVVMYVVVHFGVGLQAKYPLATVAFLVLVAATFLALIQAFNALFGVSVGRVVTLAFLMLQLVSAGGIYPVETTAKPFQILHPVDPMTYAVNGLRQVIVGGVDSRLWIAIAVLTGLLAVSLAGSAWAARRNRQYTMDRLRPPIEV, from the coding sequence ATGTCTCTCGGCACCGATTTCAAGCGGTTCTCCCGCGGGGCGATGCCGCGCATCGCGCTGGTCACCGTGATCCTCATGCCGCTGCTGTACGGCGCGATGTACCTGTGGGCGTTCTGGAACCCGTTCGACGAGGTGAACAAGGTTCCGGTGGCGTTGGTCAACGAGGACCAGGGCGCCGTCGTGCAGGGGCAGCGGCTCAACGCGGGCCAGGAGGTGTCCGACGCCCTCGTCGATTCCGGTGAGCTCCAGTTGCACCGCGTCTCGGCCGACGAGGCGGCCGACGGCGTCGGCAGCGGCAAGTACTACTTCTCGATCACGCTGCCGCCGGACTTCAGCACCGCCATCGCGTCGCCGTCGGGTGATTCGCCGCAGCAGGCCACGTTGCGCTTCACGTTCAACGACGCCAACAACTACCTGGGCTCGATCATCGGGCAGAACGCCGCACGTGAGGTGATCAACCAGATCAACGCGCGCATCGGCGAACGCACCGTGGGCACGGTGCTCACCGGGCTCACCGATGCCGGCGCCGGCCTGGTGAAAGCCGCCGACGGGGCCGAGCAACTCGCCGATGGCAACGCGGCGGCCAACGACGGCGCGCACCGCCTGGCCTCCGGCGCCGACGCGCTCACGGCGGGTCTGGTGACCGCGCGCGACGGCTCGGCGCAGTTGGCGGCGGGCACCCGTCAGTTGTCGACGGCGGTCACGACCGCGACGGATCCGCTGCTGCACGTGCTCGACCGGGTCGGGGAGCTCAACCTCGATCCCGACGAGGTGGGACGGGCGGCGCAACGGTTGTCGGGTGCGGTGCGCTCGACGACAGACCGCATCGCGGCGCTCAACATCGATCAGGCGCAGGCCGCCGCGATCGTCGACCAGGCTGTCAACTTCCTGCGCAACAGCCCCGACCCGACCGCCCGCGACACCGGCGAGTTCCTGGCCGGAGCCCACCGCATCCTCACGTCGCTGGGGATCGACCCGACCACCGACGAGGGTCTGATCCGGTTGCGCGACAGCGCAGGCGAACTCGAGAACGAGCTCGGCGATCCCAACAGCAAGATGCGGACGTTCATCACCAAGGCGCTCAACGGCGGCCTGCGCGCCGACGTCGTCAAACTGCGCGACGGTGCACAACAGCTCAACAGCGGCGCCCAGGCCCTCAACAGCGGGCTCGTGCAGCTGACCAACGGTGGCCGTCAACTGTCCAGCGGAGCAAATGAACTCGCGGCAGGCACCGACAAACTGGAGGTCGGAAGCCGCCAACTGGCCACGGCACTGCGCGACGGTTCGACCCAGGTGCCGTCGTGGACCCCGCAGCAGCGCACCGAGGTTGCCCGGACCCTGGCCGCACCCGTCGCACTCGACATCGAAACCCACAACCCGGCAGTCACGTTCGGTACGGGCTTCGCACCGTTCTTCCTGCCGCTGGCACTGTTCATCGGTGCGCTGATCATCTGGATGCTGTTGAAGCCCTTGCAGTCCCGGCCCGTCGTGAACGGTCTGGGTGCGCTGCGCGTCGTGCTGGCGTCCTACTGGCCGGGCCTGCTGGTCGCGGTGTGCCAGGTGGTGGTGATGTACGTCGTCGTGCACTTCGGTGTCGGACTGCAGGCCAAGTACCCGCTGGCGACGGTCGCGTTCCTGGTGCTCGTCGCGGCCACCTTCCTTGCGCTCATCCAGGCGTTCAACGCACTGTTCGGCGTGTCGGTGGGCCGTGTCGTCACGCTCGCGTTCCTGATGCTGCAACTGGTGTCCGCGGGTGGCATCTATCCGGTCGAGACCACCGCCAAACCGTTCCAGATCCTGCATCCCGTCGACCCGATGACCTACGCCGTCAACGGTCTTCGGCAGGTGATCGTGGGCGGTGTCGACTCGCGGTTGTGGATCGCGATCGCGGTGCTCACCGGCCTGCTCGCGGTGTCGTTGGCCGGCAGTGCCTGGGCGGCGCGGCGAAACCGGCAGTACACGATGGACCGCCTGCGGCCTCCGATCGAAGTCTGA